Genomic segment of Chrysiogenes arsenatis DSM 11915:
TGGTACGTAACAGCGCCCGTTCCGAAGTGGTTTGGCCAGAAGATGGCGCTATCATCAGCCCAGTTTTCATGCTGGTAAAGCGCGAAAAAGCTGAGTTACTAAAACCGTTGACCGACGTCCTGGCGGGAAAAGAAATTGGGGAAATTCTGGGGATTAACGGCCTGTTCCCGTCGCTCAATCCTGAAGTACAGAACGACTTGCCCGCGAGTGCGCCGTGGAAATGGATTGGCTGGGACTATATTTATCAGCACGACATCAGCGATCTTATCGCTCAAACCAATCAGGTATTTGAAGCAGAATGTCAGAAGGAGCCACTGCCATGAAAGTGATTACCGTCGCCGGGCCGCCATCTTCGGGAAAAACATCGGTTATTCTCGGTGTAATTGATGCGCTCAAACAGCACCAAAAAGTTGGCGTGGTAAAGTTTGACTGTCTGAACACTGATGACGATAAACTCTACGAAAAGCGGGGAGTTCCCGTCAAAAAAGGGCTTTCCGGCTCCATGTGCCCTGACCACTTTTTCGTCAGCAATATTGAAGAGTGCGTACAGTGGGGCATCGCGCAGGGGGTGGATATCCTGATCAGCGAATCGGCTGGGCTGTGCAACCGCTGTTCGCCACACATTAAAGATGTGAAAGCCGTCTGCGTGATCGATAACCTCAGTGGAGTTGCTACTCCGAAAAAGATCGGCCCAATGCTCAAATCTGCCGACATTGTGGTGATCACCAAAGGCGATATCGTGTCGCAAGCCGAACGGGAAGTGTTCGCCTACCGCGTCAAAAACGTCAACCCGAATGCGATTATCCTGCACGTCAACGGTATCACCGGACAAGGGGCATACGAACTGGCCACGGTATTTACGGACGCGCCGGAAGACATCACCATGAATGGGAAGCAACTACGCTTTTCGATGCCGTCGGCGCTCTGCTCGTATTGCCTTGGCGAAACGCGCATTGGCGCATCGTACCAGATGGGCAACGTGCGTAAAATGGAAATGAAGGAGTAGGAATCATGAAAAATGCCACTGATATACTGACGCAGCCACTCGCTTCGTTGCTGGAAGCTGCCCCCTATATTCCAGACTTTTTCGACTCCTACGGCATGTCGCTTAACCTTACAGCGCCAACATTGGCAGACTTCCTAGCAACGCTTTCCGAAGATGCCTACGAAGATGCCGGCACAACACCCGAAGCGCTCCGCGAAACCTTCATCGCCTTCTATCAGGGGATGTGCGCCATGAACGCCAGCAATGAGCGCGTAGTCGAATCACTTACCATTATTGGTGGGTTCAGCAAAAGTGGCGAGCCGGAAAACTTTGAACTTACCTTGCGCCCCGGTGACGTCGTCAGCATCGTCGGGCCGACGGGATCGGGCAAAAGCCGCCTGCTCGCCGATATTGAGTGGGTGGCGCAGAAAGA
This window contains:
- a CDS encoding GTP-binding protein, whose product is MKVITVAGPPSSGKTSVILGVIDALKQHQKVGVVKFDCLNTDDDKLYEKRGVPVKKGLSGSMCPDHFFVSNIEECVQWGIAQGVDILISESAGLCNRCSPHIKDVKAVCVIDNLSGVATPKKIGPMLKSADIVVITKGDIVSQAEREVFAYRVKNVNPNAIILHVNGITGQGAYELATVFTDAPEDITMNGKQLRFSMPSALCSYCLGETRIGASYQMGNVRKMEMKE